The following proteins come from a genomic window of Anopheles ziemanni chromosome 3, idAnoZiCoDA_A2_x.2, whole genome shotgun sequence:
- the LOC131287163 gene encoding glycogen [starch] synthase yields the protein MSRRYSRVESSSDLLQFLDRGHSANTENRWTFEIAWEVANKVGGIYTVIRSKAFVSTEELGDQYCLIGPYKEASARTEVEACEFPSNGPFYRAVTEMRNQGFKVHCGRWLVDGNPQIILFDIGSAAWKMDGYKQELWSSSNIGIPHLDVECNDSIILGYTVATFIDEFKRCAEVYSRENEYGPPRIVTHFHEWQAGVGLIALRTRQVDVATVFTTHATLLGRYLCAGNTDFYNNLDKFPVDEEAGKRQIYHRYCLERAATHLSHVFTTVSEITGYESEHLLKRKPDIITPNGLNVKKFAAIHEFQNMHAMAKEKIHEFTRGHFYGHFNFNIEKTLYMFIAGRYEFSNKGADIFIEALARLNHLLKSSNSDVTVVAFLIFPARTNNFNVESLRGHAVTKQLRDTINSIQQDIGKRMYETCLQGQLPEGSEILTKEDIVKIKRCLYSLQRDGNPPVTTHNVVDDWNDPVLESIRRCQLFNTKFDRVKVVFHPEFLNSTNPLFGLDYEEFVRGCHLGVFPSYYEPWGYTPAECTVMGIPSITTNLSGFGCFMHEHVADPKSYGIYIVDRRHVAVEESVQQLSKFMFDFSKLNRRQRIIQRNRTERLSDLLDWRNLGIYYRQARVKALQRVYPDYVDESTEYLKRAGDFSYPRPVSAPPSPSSSRHTTPAPSLHGSDDEQDSVDSEEELQELKINSHH from the exons ATGAGTCGCCGGTATTCGCGCGTCGAGTCCAGCTCGgatttgctgcagtttctGGACCGTGGTCACTCGGCCAACACGGAAAACCGATGGACGTTCGAGATAGCTTGGGAGGTGGCCAACAAAG TCGGTGGAATCTATACCGTCATCCGCTCGAAGGCGTTTGTCTCGACCGAGGAGCTGGGCGACCAATACTGCCTGATTGGCCCCTACAAGGAGGCGTCGGCCCGCACGGAGGTTGAGGCCTGCGAGTTTCCGAGCAATGGGCCCTTCTACCGGGCCGTGACGGAGATGCGCAACCAGGGCTTTAAGGTGCACTGCGGCCGCTGGCTGGTGGACGGGAATCCGCAGATCATCCTGTTCGACATTGGTTCGGCGGCGTGGAAGATGGACGGCTACAAGCAGGAGCTGTGGAGCTCGTCCAACATCGGCATTCCTCATCTGGACGTTGAGTGTAACGATTCCATCATTCTGGGATACACGGTGGCGACCTTCATCGATGAG ttcaaACGTTGCGCCGAAGTGTACTCGAGGGAGAATGAATACGGACCACCGAGAATCGTCACGCACTTTCACGAGTGGCAGGCCGGCGTTGGTTTGATTGCGTTGCGGACACGCCAGGTCGACGTGGCAACCGTCTTCACAACTCATGCCACCCTTCTCGGACGGTATCTGTGCGCGGGTAATACCGATTTCTACAACAACCTCGACAAGTTCCCGGTCGACGAGGAGGCCGGCAAGCGCCAGATCTACCATCGATACTGCCTGGAGCGGGCGGCCACTCACCTTTCGCACGTGTTCACGACCGTTTCTGAAATCACTGGCTACGAGTCGGAGCATCTGCTCAAGCGTAAACCGGACATCATCACGCCGAACGGGTTGAACGTGAAAAAGTTTGCCGCCATCCACGAGTTCCAGAACATGCACGCTATGGCAAAGGAAAAGATCCACGAGTTCACCCGCGGGCACTTTTACGGGCACTTTAACTTCAACATCGAGAAAACGCTGTACATGTTTATCGCCGGTCGGTACGAATTTAGCAACAAGGGGGCGGACATTTTCATCGAAGCGCTCGCCCGGCTGAACCACTTGCTGAAGTCGAGCAACTCGGACGTGACGGTGGTGGCATTTCTGATCTTTCCGGCCCGCACAAACAACTTCAACGTGGAATCGCTCCGAGGACATGCCGTCACGAAGCAGCTGCGCGACACCATCAACAGCATACAGCAGGACATTGGTAAGCGGATGTACGAGACGTGTCTGCAAGGCCAGCTGCCGGAGGGTTCGGAGATATTAACGAAAGAGGACATCGTTAAGATCAAGCGCTGTCTTTATTCGCTCCAGCGTGACGGAAATCCACCCGTCACCACGCACAACGTTGTCGACGATTGGAACGACCCGGTGTTGGAGTCGATCCGGCGATGTCAGCTGTTCAATACCAAGTTTGATCGCGTGAAGGTAGTTTTCCACCCGGAGTTCCTCAACTCGACCAACCCTCTGTTTGGACTCGATTATGAGGAGTTTGTGCGCGGTTGCCATCTCGGTGTGTTCCCATCGTACTACGAACCATGGGGCTACACACCGGCCGAGTGCACGGTCATGGGAATCCCCAGCATCACCACCAACCTGTCCGGGTTCGGGTGCTTCATGCACGAACACGTGGCGGACCCGAAATCCTACGGTATCTACATCGTCGACCGGCGTCACGTGGCCGTGGAGGAGAGTGTCCAGCAGCTCTCCAAGTTTATGTTCGATTTTTCCAAACTGAACCGTCGCCAGCGTATCATCCAGCGAAACCGCACGGAGCGATTGAGTGATCTGCTGGACTGGAGAAATCTTGGAATT TACTACCGTCAGGCTCGCGTCAAAGCGCTGCAACGTGTTTACCCCGACTATGTTGACGAATCGACGGAATACCTTAAACGTGCTGGCGACTTTTCATACCCGAGACCGGTCAGCGCTCCACCAAGCCCAAGTTCCTCCA GACACACCACACCAGCTCCATCGCTCCACGGTTCCGATGACGAGCAAGATTCGGTAGATTCGGAGGAAGAGCTACAAGAGCTTAAAATAAACTCCCATCACTAG